The following proteins are co-located in the Anas platyrhynchos isolate ZD024472 breed Pekin duck chromosome 1, IASCAAS_PekinDuck_T2T, whole genome shotgun sequence genome:
- the C1QTNF6 gene encoding complement C1q tumor necrosis factor-related protein 6 has product MDIIYLRTPLAFLLLPLVVLGAPTDEPSLTEPDPGACRRCCDPLDSSTDASPHPPSHHHLPYPMPEVRPYINITILKGEKGDRGEPGMPGKWGKEGPRGERGAQGQKGSKGQMGTAGDSCKHQYAAFSVGRKKALHSSEGFQVLIFDTVFVNLYSHFDMFNGKFYCSVAGLYYFSLNVHTWNFKETYMHIMHNEEEAVILYAQPSDRSIMQSQSLMLELQENDEVWVRLYKRERENAIYSDDVDVYITFNGYLVKPSLD; this is encoded by the exons ATGGACATAATTTACCTGCGCACACCCCTGgccttccttcttctccctcttGTTGTCCTTGGGGCGCCCACTGATGAACCCAGCCTCACAGAACCTGACCCTGGTGCTTGCAGGCGCTGCTGTGACCCGCTGGACTCTTCCACGGATGCCTCCCCTCACCCTCCCAGCCACCACCACCTGCCCTACCCAATGCCAGAGGTGCGTCCCTATATCAACATCACCATACTGAAGG GAGAGAAAGGAGACCGGGGAGAGCCTGGGATGCCAGGGAAATGGGGCAAAGAAGGGCCCCGAGGAGAGCGAGGTGCCCAGGGCCAGAAAGGCAGCAAAGGACAGATGGGCACAGCAGGGGACTCCTGCAAGCACCAGTACGCTGCGTTCTCCGTTGGTCGCAAGAAAGCCCTGCACAGCAGCGAGGGCTTCCAGGTCTTGATCTTCGACACTGTCTTCGTCAACCTCTACAGCCACTTTGACATGTTCAACGGCAAGTTCTACTGCTCTGTAGCTGGCCTGTACTATTTCAGCCTCAACGTCCACACCTGGAACTTCAAGGAGACCTACATGCACATCATGCACAATGAAGAAGAGGCGGTCATCTTGTACGCCCAACCCAGTGACCGCAGCATCATGCAGAGCCAGAGCCTCATGCTGGAGCTTCAGGAAAACGATGAGGTCTGGGTGAGGCTCTACAAGCGGGAGCGGGAGAATGCCATTTACAGTGACGATGTCGATGTCTACATCACCTTCAACGGGTACCTGGTCAAGCCCAGCCTTGACTAA